The following DNA comes from Kitasatospora sp. NBC_01287.
GCCGAGCAGCACGTTCTCGACGGTGGTGGCCACCGCGACCGCGCCGACCGCGGCCTCGCCCACCCGGGAGAGCCAGAGCGTGTCGATCAGCCCGGTGACCACGCCGGAGAGCAACTCCAGGTAGACGGGGACCCCGAGGGCGAGCAGGGCGCGGCGGGTCGCGGCGGGCGGCGGTGCGGGGGGCGGTGCGTGCGGCGGTGCGGTGGGTGGTGCGGTGGGTGGTGCGGTGGGTGGTGCGGGGGCGGCTGGGACGGTCGTGACGCGCGAGGACGGTTCGGTGGTGGGCACGGCGGTTTCCTTCCGGCACGGGGAGTGGCGGGGCCGCGAGCGACAGTACCTCTAATCGAGTGACTCGGATAGAGGTACTGTTGGATTGCTCGTACAGTGGTCACGACACCTGAGGAGAACCGTGCTGACTCTCGCGATCCTCGGCTTCCTGGCCGAACGCCCCATGCACGCCTACGAACTGCGGCGCCACATCTCGGAGTTGATCGGCCACAACCGGCCGGTGAGCGACGGTGCGCTCTATCCGGCGATCAACCGGCTGAGCCAGGCCGGGCACCTGGAGAAGCAGGCCGAGCCGGGCGATGGTGCCCCCGCGCGTCAGGTGCTGCGCCTGACCGGGAGCGGGCGGGCCGAGCTGGTCCGCCGCCTGGCCGAGCCCAAGCAGAGCGAGATCACCAGCGGCGCGGAGTTCTTCACCCTGCTCGCGTTCCTCAGCCACCTGCCGGGGGCCGACCGGCAGGCCGAACTGCTGCGCCGGCGGCTTGAGTTCCTCACGCAGCCCGCGAGCTTCTTCAGCGGGGACAGCGGGCCGGTGCGGATCAGCGAGGCCGCGGACCGCTACCGCCGGGGCATGCTGGTGATGGCCAGGGCCACCCGGCGGGCGGAGGTGGCCTGGCTGGAGGAGACGCTGGGCGAGCTGCGGGCGGAGGGTGAGGCCGAGGGCGAGGCTGACGCCTGACGCCTGACGCCTGGTGCTCGCGCGGCGGTCGGTTCAGGCCTCGGACGCCGGCGCCCGCCGTGCGGCGCCCGCCTTCGCGGCGGCCAGCTTCGCGGCGGCGATCCGGCGGATGTCCGCGCGCTCCATCGTGTCCCCGGCCAGCGCCGTCAGCCGCTCGACCGTGCGGCGAGCCACCGGCACCGTGCGCACGGCGATCAGTCGGACCTCGCTCTCGCAGTCCCACAGGCTGTGCCAGAGCGCCCGTCGGCTGCCGTGCGGGTCGAGCGCCAGTCGCGCCCGCAGCAGCGCGGCCCGCTCGAAGGAGTGCGGGGTCCAGACGAACAGGTCGCGCAGCAGCGGCAGCGCGGTGGTCGCCTCGGCGCCGTGCCGGGCCAGTTCGTCGGCGAGCGGAGCGAAACCGGTCCACTCGCCTTCCGTGCGCAACTCCACGGCGGTGGCGATCAGTTGCGGCACATCCCGTAGGTCGCCCGGCTCCTCCTCGGGCTCCGCCGCCACTTCCCTCTCCGCCTCCTCCTCGTTCGAGGTGTGCCGCCGCCAGGTGCGCCACGGTTCGGCGCTCGGCCGCAGCTCCGCGAACCGGCTCGCCGGCCCCTTCGCCGATTCCTGCTCCGCCTCCGCCGCGAGCTCCCGGGTCAGGCGCCTGCGGACGAGCGGGCGCAGCTGATTCCACCGGTCCGCGGGATAGTCGGCCGCGATCCGCTGCAGCACGGAGATCCAGCGGGTGCCGTCGTCGAGGTAGTGCGCCAGCCCGAGCGCCGCCTCGCGGTCACCGCCCCGGGCGAGCGCCACCAGCACCCCGGTTGCCAGCTCGAAGGAGTTGTCCCGCTCGGCGCGCGGCACGTGCTCGGTCTCCCGCAGCCGCGCGAGGACCGGCGCGCTGCCCAGGCCCAGGTCGCGGACCAGGCGCGCCAGGTAGACCTCGCGCTCGTCGAGGTGCCACCACCAGCGGTGGTCGCGGCGGACGCAGGCGCGGACCAGCTCGGCCGCCGCGTCCGGATCGCGCCGCGCCCGCAGCGCCCCGACGCCCCGCCCGCGCTGCAGGGCGCCGGCCAGGGTGCGGGGATCGTCGTAGTACCAGACGGGTTCGGCGTCGCCCTCGGTCGTCGTCATCGCGTTCACCATGGAGCATCGGGGCTGCCCGGTGCCAGCGATATCCGCGCGGATCCGGTAGCGCTGCTTACCGGATGGGTGTAGAGATCTTCGCTGGTGCTGAACGGTCGTGCCGGTCGATCCTGGTGCCATGGTCGGAACGAACGCGCTCCTCAGTGTCCTGCTGGTCTCGCTCGGCATGGTGCTCACGCCCGGCCCCAACATGATGTACCTGGTCTCGCGCAGCATCACCCAGGGTCGGCGTGCCGGGGTGATCTCACTGGCCGGTGTCGCCGTGGGCTTCCTGGTCTACCTCAGTGCCGCCAACCTCGGCCTCTCGGTGCTCTTCGTCGCCGTCCCGCCGCTGTACGTCGCGGTGAAGCTGGCCGGCGCCGGCTACCTGCTCCGGCTCGCCTGGAAGGCGTTGCGGCCAGGCGGGGTGTCGGTCTTCACGCCGCAGCAGCTGGCGCCCGACTCGCCGCGTCGCCTCTTCACGATGGGGCTCTTCACCAACCTGCTCAACCCCAAGGCGGCCGTCCTCTACCTCTCGCTGATCCCACAGTTCATCGACACCCGGGCCGGGCACGTGCTGCTCCAGGGCTTCGAACTGGGCGGGGCACAGATCGCGGTCAGCCTGCTGGTCAACCTGCTGATCGTCGCAGCCGCCGGGACCATCGCGGTCTTCCTCGCCCGCCGTCCGGGCTGGCTGCGGGCGCAGCGCTACCTGATGGGCACCGTGCTGGGCGCGTTGGCCGTCAAGCTCGCCACCGAGAGCGCGCCCAAGGCGATTGCCTGACGGCGACTTTCGGTCACCGGCGGCGCGGGTCCGGTGGAGCGGTGGAGCGGCGGAGCGGTGGAGCGGTGGAGGTGGCCGGGCAGCGGGGGCAGCGGTGACTCCAGCCTGGCGCAAGAGCAGCTACAGCGGCAGTAACGGTGGGGATTGCGTCGAGGTGGTCCACGGGATCACCGGTGTCACCCCCGTCCGCGACAGCAAGGACCCGCACGGCCCCGCTCTCCTCTTCCCGGCCCCCGCCTTCGCCGCGTTCCTCGCCGAGCTCAAGGCCGGCCGTCTCCGGGACTCCTGACCGCCGTCCGCCGGGCCGGAGCGCGAAGGCAAGCGTTAGGAAACGACCATCCTGTCCTAAGACTGCTCAAAGCCGCGCTCCCTAGCGTCATCCAGCATGTCGATGCGAAGCATCAGCCTGGCGAGGATGCTGACACCTGCCGCCGTCCTCGCAGCCGTGGCGATCATCTCCGTACTGCTGCAAGGGCACTTCGGCGTCGCCGGGAGGCACGCGAGAGTTGCCGCCGTGGCTGACGCGGCCTCCTCCATCGCGCCCGCTGCCGCGCCTTCGACCGGACAGCCGGCCCAACCCTCGGTAAGCGCCTCGCCCAGTCCGACCCCCACTCCCACGCCCACGCCCACGCCCACTCCCACTCCCACTCCCACCCCCACCCCCGACGCCGCGTTGCGCGACGCCGTCGCCCAGGCCGGCAGCGGGGTCTCCGTCTCGGTCTCGGTCACCGACCTGACCACGGGGCAGTCGCTTACCGACGGCGCGTCCGGGCACGGCTTCGCGACCGCCAGCATCGTCAAGGTCGACATCCTGTCCACGCTGCTGCTCCAGGCCCAGGACAAGGGCAGCACGCTGACCGCGGCGCAGCAGAGCCTCGCCACCGCGATGATCGAGAACAGCGACAACGACTCCGCGACGGCCCTGTGGAACGAGATCGGTCAGGACGGCGGCCTGAACGCCGCCAACAAGCGGTTCGGGCTGACCGCCACCTCGGGCGGCACGGACGGCTACTGGGGTCTCACCTCGACCACCGCCGCCGACCAGGTGCAGTTGCTGCGCCAGGTCTTCACCGGCGACTCGCTGCTCTCGGCCGCCTCGCGCGGCTACTTCACGGGGTTGCTCGGCCAGGTGGAGAGCGACCAGCGCTGGGGGGTGAGCGCGGCGGCGAGCGGCGGCGACTACGCGGTGAAGGACGGCTGGCTGCCGCGGTCGGCGACCGGCCTCTGGGTGATCAACAGCATCGGGATGGTCGAGCGGGACGGGCACGAGCTGCTGATCGCGGCGGTCTCGGACGGCAATCCCAGCGAGTCCGGTGGGATCTCGCTGGTGCAGTCGGTGGCCCAGGCGGCCGCAGGTTCGGTGAACTGAAGGGGGGTTGAGGCTCGGGGGGCGTACTGATCCCTCGCACACAGCCTGCCGTCGCTTGACATCGACGCCGAGCGGAATGAATATTCATTCCGTGCCCCGACACCCCGATACCCCCCAACTCCTCCTCGACGCCGCGATCGCCCTCTTCGCCGAGCGCACCTACGAGGGCACCCAGATGCCCGCCGTCGCGGCGCGGGCCGGGGTCGGGGTCGGCAGCATCTACCGGTACTTCCCCAGCAAGGAGGCGCTCGGCAACGCGGCGTTCCAGGACGCCAAGCGCGACCTGCTCGACCACCTCGCCGAGGCCACGGCCGGGCCCGCCGACTCGATCAGGGCGGAGTTCGGACAGTTCTGGGCGGGGTTCACCGGCTTCGCGGGCAGCCGGTCGGCCGCCTTCGCCTTCCTGGAGCACCAGCAGCACGACACCTTCCTGGACCAGGAGAGCCGCACCCTGGCGGCCGAACTCGACCAACTGGCAGCCGACTTCATCGAACGCGGCCAGCAGGCCGGGGCGATCCGCGACGGTGAGCCGCAGTTCCTGGTGGCGCTCGCGCTCGGCGCCTTCGCCGGGCTGCTGCGGGCGATCCGGCCCGCGGCCGTCACCGACCTGCCCCAGGCCGAACGCGACCGGGCCGAGCAGGCCGTCTGGTCCCTCCTCAGCGCATCCCCCCTCAGCTCGAAGGACTCCTGAGATGACCGCCAAGACCGTTCTGATCACCGGCTGCTCCTCCGGCATGGGCCGGCAGACCGCGCTGGCCCTGCACGGCCTGGGCCACCGGGTGTTCGCGACCGCGCGCCGCCCGGAGTCGATCGCCGACCTGGCCGCCCAGGGCCTGGCCACCCTCCCGCTGGACGTCACGGACGAGGCCTCGATGGCCGCCGCCGTCCAGGAGATCGAGCGGCAGCACGGCGCGATCGACCTGCTGGTCAACAACGCCGCGTACGGCCTGCACCAGCCCGTCGAGTCGGCGGACCCGGCCGAGGTGCGGGCCCAGTTCGACACCAACGTCTTCGGTGTGGTCCGGCTGACCCAGCTGGTGCTGCCGGGCATGCGGGCGGCCGGGCGCGGCCGGATCGTCAACATCTCCTCGATGGCCGGCCGCTTCTCGCCGCCCGGCGGGGCCTTCTACCACGCCAGCAAGCACGCGCTGGAGGCGATCAGCGACTCGCTGCGCCTGGAGGTGGCGCCGTTCGGCATCGAGG
Coding sequences within:
- a CDS encoding TetR/AcrR family transcriptional regulator codes for the protein MPRHPDTPQLLLDAAIALFAERTYEGTQMPAVAARAGVGVGSIYRYFPSKEALGNAAFQDAKRDLLDHLAEATAGPADSIRAEFGQFWAGFTGFAGSRSAAFAFLEHQQHDTFLDQESRTLAAELDQLAADFIERGQQAGAIRDGEPQFLVALALGAFAGLLRAIRPAAVTDLPQAERDRAEQAVWSLLSASPLSSKDS
- a CDS encoding LysE family translocator produces the protein MVGTNALLSVLLVSLGMVLTPGPNMMYLVSRSITQGRRAGVISLAGVAVGFLVYLSAANLGLSVLFVAVPPLYVAVKLAGAGYLLRLAWKALRPGGVSVFTPQQLAPDSPRRLFTMGLFTNLLNPKAAVLYLSLIPQFIDTRAGHVLLQGFELGGAQIAVSLLVNLLIVAAAGTIAVFLARRPGWLRAQRYLMGTVLGALAVKLATESAPKAIA
- a CDS encoding SDR family NAD(P)-dependent oxidoreductase translates to MTAKTVLITGCSSGMGRQTALALHGLGHRVFATARRPESIADLAAQGLATLPLDVTDEASMAAAVQEIERQHGAIDLLVNNAAYGLHQPVESADPAEVRAQFDTNVFGVVRLTQLVLPGMRAAGRGRIVNISSMAGRFSPPGGAFYHASKHALEAISDSLRLEVAPFGIEVVVVQPGPTITEFAGTAVDTMAAPPAADDPYGTFRAELADLYAHKSFTRRNGAVPAKVATRVIVRAATTARPRARYAIGGLSRVVMTARRLLPDAAFDAVMRRSFPLPKPLPNPLAQPATSVR
- a CDS encoding serine hydrolase — protein: MSMRSISLARMLTPAAVLAAVAIISVLLQGHFGVAGRHARVAAVADAASSIAPAAAPSTGQPAQPSVSASPSPTPTPTPTPTPTPTPTPTPTPDAALRDAVAQAGSGVSVSVSVTDLTTGQSLTDGASGHGFATASIVKVDILSTLLLQAQDKGSTLTAAQQSLATAMIENSDNDSATALWNEIGQDGGLNAANKRFGLTATSGGTDGYWGLTSTTAADQVQLLRQVFTGDSLLSAASRGYFTGLLGQVESDQRWGVSAAASGGDYAVKDGWLPRSATGLWVINSIGMVERDGHELLIAAVSDGNPSESGGISLVQSVAQAAAGSVN
- a CDS encoding DUF397 domain-containing protein → MTPAWRKSSYSGSNGGDCVEVVHGITGVTPVRDSKDPHGPALLFPAPAFAAFLAELKAGRLRDS
- a CDS encoding PadR family transcriptional regulator, with translation MLTLAILGFLAERPMHAYELRRHISELIGHNRPVSDGALYPAINRLSQAGHLEKQAEPGDGAPARQVLRLTGSGRAELVRRLAEPKQSEITSGAEFFTLLAFLSHLPGADRQAELLRRRLEFLTQPASFFSGDSGPVRISEAADRYRRGMLVMARATRRAEVAWLEETLGELRAEGEAEGEADA